The DNA window CTTTTCACCCCCATCTATCTCGGTAGTTCATGATGAGTATTCAAAGGTCAAGAAAAAGAAAGTGCAGTAACAATGAGGAAAGAGCAGGACATATCTGAGTATTACACACAAGAACTCTGACTTCTCAACATTCTTTTATTATGTTTATTATCTTCAGGTCGAATACATAACTTGCTATGTCAAAAAACACCAACTAACCATTTGGTTCTTGCAAGATATGGCACTTAGTAAGCAGGAAGGGAAAGCTCACTCTGGGAATATTACCTGACTATAATTAAGGCAGATATTAATGTTTTCTTGTAAGTCCTAAAAACACAGCTGCAGACGAAATTTGAACTCTAAGATCGGCAATATCAAGATCATGGCCCCCTTCAACCAAACCCCACCTATCAACCTGTAAATCTTCCTCCAGTCTTATCAACTCAATCGCTTGCTCAATACTCAACTTCCCACGAAACATGCCAACTGCAATGATCAAAGAGTGTGCAGCAGCAGCAATTGCATCGATTGCAGCTAGTTCATAATCATCTGTTTTCTTAAGAACGTTCTCAAAAGCCTTAACAAGACCATCTTCCTGCTTTCCACCAAAGAAACTAGTGTACACAACCGGCTTATAGCCAAATTCCGATTCCACCCATTTAATTAGGGGACTGAATTTCTCCACCTGCAATTCTGAAACAAGCAACTATATGTTCACATCACATAGATTTTGAGCAAAATACTAGCATAACTAGACCTGTACACATATCATACACACCTCGGAGATCCCTTGTAAGATCATTGTCTCGGGGAGCACGACAAAATACCAGATCTTGATGGAACTTTTGCATCAGATTTTCTATTACCTTTGTCCTAGTGACCGGTACTCTTTCCAATGCAGTACAAGCAAGCTTCATCAGAGGCATCGTAAATGGTCTAATTCCATCTGCTAGCTACAAGACAAAGATTTACCCCTTAAACGTCAAACCAAAGTACATTTTAGACATTCAATACGAACTGTAGTTTATAAAGCTGCAAAGCACCCTATAACTAAACACAAAGGAAAGGCTATGACACACATCGGTCATCGGGTGCCTACATGAATACGATAGTCGGTTTCCCAGACCAGTTAAACAGACAATATCAAGGTACCATCATAATTCGAAAGCAGTTCTTGACCAGGATACACAGAAAACTAATAGAGACACTGGAAAGACATCAAAACTGCTAATAACCAGGGAAGATGTGAATCAGACAGAATCAACATAATATAaattggataaaatgataaaaaagagTAGAAAATTACGATTTCGATCCACAATTAATATGCAGGTGATGCATATTAATTGTTCCTAAAACTAATTCTGCATAAAATGTTCTACAATGAAGCTGAACTAGCGTATACCGAAAAAGAATGAGATTAACCAACATTCGAAATCAAAATTTGTGACGGTAAAGCTATTAAAAatcaattcaacaaaaaattgcAGACCTTGAACATCACACTTGGTCACTTGCTAAAATCAATGCAGAAAACCTATAATTCTAAGAATAGGTCAAGCTTATGATAGTTCAATTCGACAACAAATAGCAGAGAAAAGTTAAAACCCTAACACAAGGTACAGACAGGAATGCACCTGGTACTCCCACTCAGCTGCAATGGCCTTAGCCAGAGCTAGGGTTGGGCACTTGAGATTCCTCTTTGAGGGGGTTTTGAGCGTCCTGTAATCCAGCATGACGCTCCACCCAATCCCGTCGTCGGCTTCTTTCGTCGACACCTCATTGTAGAACCGTTTCCCGACAATCGAGCCTGTCATGAACGACATCGGCATGCTCACGGAACCGGACGCCCTTTCCCGCCCCTTCACGTATATTGTGTCGTCTCCCTCGCCGGGTTTTGGATCTTTGGAGGAGAAGGTGAATGATGAATGATCGCTCTCGGAGTCGCCGGATGCCACGGCGACACTGAAGCTGCGCGCGGAGGAGGTGAGGGTTCTCAGAGCGAAGGGATTTAGGGCTTTTAGGGCTTTTCCGGCCATCCATGATGCCATCTTCGCTTTCAGAGAActgatgtgtgtttgtgtgtgagagagagagtgattgAGTGAGTGTGTTTTTGACCGCCAATAATTGGGCTAGCAAAGGCCCATAATTTATAATTGTCAAGCCGACTCTCaataattgaaaattaatgAGGCCCATTTTAGAAAATTAACCTGTTGATGTTACGAACGTGAATAGGGCCATAGGGATGTTTCTTGTTATCTCAGTTTTGCCGTCCGTCCTTACGTTTAAAGATACTAAAgatacttttcattttttttaccataaataaatatatatttcattaattctttttattaatattttattataaaattaatattatcttcatcttttatcttttaaaaataaaaactacttCAGGTCAGTCACATTTTAGAAACGCCAGTAGGGGTCTGGCGAGTCGCCAGATTCGATAAGGCACGAAACTGGTGAGTCGCTAGTAGTGTTGCCAAAAATGTCGTGGGCGCCTGGCGAGTTGCCGTCTTCGTCAAGGCACGAAGCTGGCGACCCGCGCAGCAGCGGAGGAAAGTGGGCCGGCCAAGCCCACCGCTGTTCCCGGAGAACCGCCGGAAAACTCCTCTGAACGACCCCCAACCCCACGGCGTGAGGATTTCTGTCAATGCTGGCGCAGTTTTCAGCAACAAACCACaattgtttttttctttctgctacTGTTCTTGtattattttactataattAGGCTTAGttttagtaaaaatgaagtgGTTAATCTATTTAGAAATAATTTTACCTTTATTacattaatactccctcctaccggtaaaatgacacatttttagcccgcacgagattttaagagcTGTTGGCTAATGTAGTTAattggaaagagaaaaagttggtgtaaatattaaatagagatagttgaatattttattaaagaatGTTAAAAAAGTAGTTGAGTGTATTCATTGGAGAGGGAaagttattaaaaatagaaatatggcATCTTAATTAggacaaaataaaaaagaaagcgTGTCATCTTAGTTGTGACGGGAGAGCAGTACATAAGAGTTCTTTTATGTGCCCaattacaattacataattttaatgaaatagaAACATGTAGTTGGAGTTCTTTTTATGTGTTGGATtacaattattataattttaattcctCTGTACGCCCAGGAGTAGTCAAGTCATCACTCTTGTTATTGTCCAGTACAGATCACACATGTCATCACTCTTGTTATTAGTACAGATCACACATGTCATCACTCTTGTAGGCCAGTACACAGATCACACATAAAACATGATGTGTGTCCTAGTTTATACTTTATATCAATAATATCAGTTCTTAGTTAGACAAAAGGTATTGGCCAGTACACAGATCACACATAAAACATGATGTGTGTCCTGGTTTACACTTTACATCAATAATATTTCTTAGTTAGACAGAAGGTATTGACCAGTACAGATCATATGTCAGTCATGGTTTGCACTAAAAATACCACTTCTTAATTAGATAGAGGGAGTCGAGCCTCCCATGCGAAACTAGGTGTCAAAACGCAAGTTAAAAAGAGAGGTTAGGTATATTTATAGCATGCTTACCAGTTTCTAGAattttctgtttttattttcttatttgatTTACTAGAATTTTCTATTGATTTTATCTTGTCtgtctttattttatattcccttcatcctataataatatgcactctttcctttttattctgtctcacaagaatatgcactttctaattttgaaaacttttttttGCTCTAATGAGGTGAGGTTCATTCTCCACtgacaatactttatttactttttctctctacctttctcttactttatcaattttacattaaaacattgcagaacccaaagtgcatattatttggaaatggagggagtatattcgaAGATTTAGTCATTGGATCATTTCAGGCTTTCCAACATGGTAAAAACGTCCACCATATATCTATCTATTTAGAAATAGACATTTTTGTATTTGTAGAATTATTAtcttgtattattttattttttattatataatccCTCGTACTCCTACACTTGATATTTTGTTCGATCGATTTTCCTACACATTctactaaaatcatttccattatTCTAATTCTCATATTAGACTTTTATTAGTTCCTTAATTTCCTATAAAAAATTTTTATTGAATCATTAATTAATTCTATTCTTGATTTCTAAGGATTTCTCTCCAAATCGGCAAATTTCATGTTAGAAAATGATTTTCAACTAGGCCATGTTTTGGAATGTTACAAAAGTAATGAGAATAAACTTATTAAATAATGACACTAAAATATAGATTAGAGAATACAATAGAGATtgcagaaaataagaaaaaatgaatatatttaattttaccaaaataaaaaaataatccaacTATAATTTTCGTCCtcaaaaaatagattaattttaccattttgagtCACTTTAGACCAAGTTTAAATATATAAAGTGTTCAATAAACAATAATCATATACATCATTTATAATATggactcacaatccactaacacttcTTCTACTATGTCTtttccatctctcttattttttctcatatctttcttactttacgaATGCAATTAAAATCCATATTATTTACAAGTTTCTCTATTTTTTAAAGATGAAAgaagtatataaaaatgaacaCGACTCAATCCAGAAATAAATACGACACGAGGAAATTAACTTTTTCGAGGATACAAGaggtaaataaaaataaacatgacCTCAGTCCAGAAATAAATATGACATTGAGGAAATTACCTTTTCAACAAATAATTACTATTCCACTATTTATATCTACCTAGAAATGCTCTAACTGAGAAATGCCCTAATAAAATATCCAAAATGTGTAGAAATCAATTTTACTGTGAAGTAATCGTCAGTTACACCGTCCGCCGTCCGTTTTAAATCAGCCAATTGGGATATtgatacaatttttttattaatctcACCGTTacataagaatatgcattcttttctttataatctgtcccacaagaatatgcactttccaattttgaaaactatttTCACTCTAATGAGATGAAGCTCATTCTCCaccaataatactttaattatttttttctctctacctctgtCTTATTTTCTTTGGGAGCAGAGGAGtacatattttctcttttattcaagatccaataatttttttaataatagtcCGCCTATTAGAGCTTAATGTATACTATACACCCAATAATATAGTATGTGTACATCCACTTGATATGCACGCGTATAATAATACAGTGGTTGACTTATTGACTTATCTCATTTGGCCTTGCTCCCCAAgcttatatatatttttttggccTATATAAAAAGCCACACAACTAAGAAAGCTCTCATCCACTCCCTCATCATCTCAACTCACATTTAGCCAACAAAAATGAAGAAGCAGGGTCGCCAAAATGGCATGGCCAAGGCCTATTCCGTCATATCCGCTATGCGGAACACGAGACCTAGACCTAGACCGCGGGCCTCCAATGGCCCCACCTCCGTCCCCAAGGTCGATCAAGTTACTAAAGCTCAGATCAAGCCCATCAATCGCTCAAAGTTTACAGGCAAGTGTGGTCGTCCAACGTGCCATAAATATTACATGTGCCCGAAGTCCAAAGACAAGAAGACTAAGGAGGCGCAGAGGCTTAAGTCTTCAGTCAACGTGGTTCCGAATTATAGACTGACCACTTGGAGGGTGGTGGATACCAAGTCTAGTATGAAATTGTCAGGATTTTCGACCATTGAT is part of the Salvia splendens isolate huo1 chromosome 6, SspV2, whole genome shotgun sequence genome and encodes:
- the LOC121809494 gene encoding ATP synthase mitochondrial F1 complex assembly factor 2-like produces the protein MASWMAGKALKALNPFALRTLTSSARSFSVAVASGDSESDHSSFTFSSKDPKPGEGDDTIYVKGRERASGSVSMPMSFMTGSIVGKRFYNEVSTKEADDGIGWSVMLDYRTLKTPSKRNLKCPTLALAKAIAAEWEYQLADGIRPFTMPLMKLACTALERVPVTRTKVIENLMQKFHQDLVFCRAPRDNDLTRDLRELQVEKFSPLIKWVESEFGYKPVVYTSFFGGKQEDGLVKAFENVLKKTDDYELAAIDAIAAAAHSLIIAVGMFRGKLSIEQAIELIRLEEDLQVDRWGLVEGGHDLDIADLRVQISSAAVFLGLTRKH
- the LOC121809071 gene encoding uncharacterized protein LOC121809071, which gives rise to MKKQGRQNGMAKAYSVISAMRNTRPRPRPRASNGPTSVPKVDQVTKAQIKPINRSKFTGKCGRPTCHKYYMCPKSKDKKTKEAQRLKSSVNVVPNYRLTTWRVVDTKSSMKLSGFSTIDVLEYLDRIDRVDHYYEGGDEDEETQC